In Myxococcales bacterium, the following proteins share a genomic window:
- the tsf gene encoding translation elongation factor Ts has product MSMTEMIRDLRERTGAGMMDCKKALEESGQNVEKAIDYLRAKGLSKAAKKAGREATEGVVSSYIHAGGRVGVLVEVNCETDFAGRNEMFVTFARDVAMHIAAMNPLFVRAEEIPADAIARERDVATAKAKETGKPDAIIAKMVDSAVTTWTKEVCLLNQTFVKNPAQTVEQLTQELVGKIGENIQIRRFVRFELGEGLTKTESNFAAEVAAAAGQA; this is encoded by the coding sequence ATGTCGATGACAGAAATGATTCGTGATCTGCGCGAGCGCACCGGCGCTGGCATGATGGACTGCAAGAAGGCCCTCGAAGAGAGCGGTCAGAACGTTGAGAAGGCGATCGACTATTTGCGCGCCAAGGGCTTGTCCAAGGCCGCGAAGAAGGCCGGTCGCGAGGCCACCGAGGGCGTGGTGTCCTCGTACATCCATGCCGGCGGCCGTGTCGGCGTGCTGGTCGAGGTCAATTGCGAAACCGACTTTGCCGGCCGCAACGAGATGTTCGTCACCTTTGCGCGCGACGTCGCCATGCACATCGCCGCGATGAACCCACTTTTTGTGCGTGCGGAAGAAATCCCCGCCGACGCCATTGCGCGCGAGCGCGACGTCGCCACCGCCAAGGCCAAGGAAACCGGCAAGCCCGACGCCATCATCGCCAAGATGGTCGACAGCGCGGTGACCACGTGGACCAAAGAGGTGTGCCTGCTCAACCAAACCTTCGTCAAAAACCCGGCGCAAACCGTCGAGCAACTGACGCAGGAGCTGGTCGGCAAGATTGGCGAAAACATCCAGATTCGCCGCTTCGTGCGCTTTGAGCTCGGCGAAGGCCTCACCAAGACCGAATCCAACTTCGCCGCCGAAGTCGCCGCCGCTGCTGGCCAGGCGTAA